The following are encoded in a window of Fusarium falciforme chromosome 11, complete sequence genomic DNA:
- a CDS encoding MFS domain-containing protein produces MTNADNTTTPMHDLKNTPPDSSLGGETERDTEDHSEPSPDGPADGPPDGGAAAWLVVLGAWCCSFSSPGWINSVGSFQQYYEVGPLKGYSSSTIAWIPSLQIFFLFALGPIVGILFDKYGPRPLIVGGTLLHVFGLMMASLAKTYYQFILSQGVCSAIGVACLYSPALACMTTWFSKRRGAAMGIMATGSSVGGVIFPIMISRMIKSTGYPWAMRTAAFLILSLQIIAVITVRPRAKPVPKKMPAGRYAAPFTEIPFVMLLLGIFVLTYGIFIPIDYLAVQAFQEAHVSDEMAQYLVSIFNAASLFGRLAAGYGADIIGRWNMFIIACALSGISEFAVWIPAKHSSIAIGFAIMFGFASGAFIGLSGALPISVSPPAEIGYRLGVLLLAISIPALTMAPIGGAILQNSTNGWLGVKIFGGVMCIAGSAITFVSRLLYTDKKLLKVF; encoded by the exons ATGACCAACGCGGACAACACTACTACCCCCATGCACGACCTGAAGAACACACCTCCAGATTCCAGTCTCGGCGGTGAGACTGAGCGAGATACCGAAGATCATTCAGAGCCAAGTCCCGATGGACCCGCCGATGGACCTCCTGATGGCGGTGCTGCTGCATGGCTGGTCGTCCTGGGCGCCTGGTGCTGCTCCTTTTCCAGCCCAGGCTGGATCAACA GTGTGGGCAGCTTCCAGCAGTATTATGAGGTTGGGCCTTTGAAAGGCTACTCCAGCAGCACCATTGCCTGGATTCCGTCGCTCCaaatcttcttcctcttcgcaTTAGGACCTATCGTTGGCATACTATTCGACAAGTACGGACCGAGACCTCTTATAGTTGGTGGAACACTTCTTCACGTCTTTGGACTGATGATGGCGTCGTTGGCCAAGACGTACTATCAGTTCATCTTGTCCCAAGGGGTCTGCAGTGCCATCGGTGTTGCATGCCTATACTCGCCTG CGCTTGCCTGTATGACCACCTGGTTCTCCAAGAGACGCGGAGCAGCTATGGGCATCATGGCGACTGGCTCATCAGTCGGCGGCGTCATCTTCCCCATAATGATCAGCCGCATGATCAAGAGCACCGGTTACCCTTGGGCTATGAGAACAGCAGCATTTCTTATCCTTAGCCTCCAAATCATTGCGGTCATCACAGTCCGTCCGAGAGCGAAGCCCGTGCCCAAAAAGATGCCCGCTGGTCGTTATGCTGCACCCTTCACAGAGATCCCGTTTGTCATGCTGCTGTTGGGAATCTTTGTCTTGACTTATGGAATATTCATCCCCATCGACTATCTCGCTGTGCAGGCCTTCCAGGAGGCGCATGTGTCAGACGAAATGGCTCAGTACTTGGTGTCCATCTTCAATGCTGCAAG CCTCTTCGGTCGCCTGGCCGCCGGCTATGGCGCTGATATAATCGGAAGATGGAACATGTTCATCATCGCCTGTGCCCTGTCTGGAATCTCTGAGTTCGCTGTCTGGATCCCCGCCAAACACTCCTCTATCGCAATCGGGTTCGCCATCATGTTTGGTTTTGCTTCAGGAGCCTTCATAGGCCTTTCCGGTGCCCTTCCCATCTCGGTGTCCCCTCCAGCTGAGATTGGCTACCGGCTTGgtgtcctcctccttgctATTTCTATCCCAGCCCTCACAATGGCGCCCATTGGTGGTGCCATCCTTCAAAATTCGACCAACGGCTGGCTGGGCGTCAAAATCTTTGGAGGCGTCATGTGCATTGCGGGGTCAGCGATCACATTTGTCTCGAGGTTGCTGTACACCGACAAGAAACTTCTCAAGGTGTTTTAA
- a CDS encoding Fungal-trans domain-containing protein: MGPPDRSPVLLRPHPGRRRDKPQLSCNSCRQRKRKCDRQRPCSHCIKRHLESTCTYTDSSSPSSASRQLHADPSATYDSSPSASGLGGIATPSSSASVPSPEATDLHLTRSGTGFKDSTHWTTVLSGVTETGDPVPAGTAFGDGSSPLDQTVLLFEGCKRATQQELLDALPPRRESDALVAFYFRAQEYRSVIHPTEFLKRYNAFWKDPIAASVSWLGLLYSIFCLTTQVQSQESCLSKAPETSSCPLPSTEMPRILVYREKVVQCLIRAQFAKGGPDIMETLVHYIVIENNLNKDSNIRVWLLMGNIVQIAIRMGYHRDPRHFKSLSPYQGEMRRRMWAMIYSLDTGFATQMGLPSSIKHSLSDTAPPRNLQNSDFDASSTELPPARPIDELTSSTVIIAKFQIAVCMGVISDMVSSPHALTPEDILVANGKLDTTYSSLPNPCQFRPMSESLLDPPSVVSQASSMAIPQTRGYADLLTWFSSGQRINFYMYYQRARIIINWKFLGTCKEPNNSDQPWSIVIEAALEILRLQHLMGEESEVLDASMPTRIPDSCFMNNGYFLAASVACFIVQHRNDKLSPQASTEVRSLLERSLAIWSSTNDFSREASKVVMALRVVLGKPEEPESQISEVPDYGRSDIPFSGFTSFFDDLPLLMADADNAGFLSLMDYWPEGDGITIALPLQVAQSAMLWDGV, translated from the exons ATGGGACCCCCTGACAGATCTCCAGTTCTCCTCCGCCCGCATCCAGGTCGCCGCCGGGACAAGCCGCAGCTGTCATGCAATTCCTGCCGCCAGCGAAA GCGAAAGTGTGACCGGCAAAGGCCTTGCTCTCATTGTATA AAACGACATCTCGAGTCCACATGCACTTACACCGAttcctcatcgccatcttccGCGTCTAGACAGCTCCACGCCGATCCCTCTGCTACCTATGATAGCAGTCCATCAGCTAGCGGGCTAGGTGGGATTGCAACGCCCAGCAGTTCGGCTTCCGTCCCATCGCCGGAGGCCACGGACTTGCACTTGACCAGGTCTGGAACCGGCTTCAAAGACTCGACTCACTGGACAACTGTTTTGAGCGGCGTCACAGAAACCGGAGACCCTGTTCCAGCAGGTACGGCGTTTGGCGATGGCTCATCGCCCCTCGACCAGACTGTCCTCCTCTTTGAAGGGTGTAAACGCGCCACACAACAAGAGCTCCTGGATGCGTTACCGCCTAGGAGGGAATCTGATGCATTGGTCGCATTCTACTTTCGGGCTCAGGAATATCGAT CTGTGATACACCCGACAGAGTTCTTGAAGAGG TATAACGCTTTCTGGAAAGACCCTATTGCGGCCTCTGTCTCCTGGCTTGGCCTCTTGTACAGTATCTTTTGCCTCACTACACAAGTTCAGAGCCAGGAGAGCTGCCTTTCGAAAGCCCCGGAAACCTCTTCATGCCCCCTGCCATCCACAGAGATGCCGAGGATACTCGTCTACCGAGAAAAGGTCGTGCAGTGCCTTATAAGAGCTCAGTTTGCCAAAGGAGGTCCGGATATCATGGAAACCCTTGTTCACTACATCGTTATCGAGAACAACCTGAACAAAGACTCCAACATCAGGGTCTGGCTCTTGATGGGTAACATTGTTCAAATAG CCATTCGCATGGGCTACCATAGAGACCCCCGGCACTTTAAATCCTTATCCCCATATCAAGGAGAGATGAGACGCCGGATGTGGGCTATGATCTACTCGCTCGACACCGGATTCGCAACCCAAATGGGCCTTCCGAGTAGCATCAAGCACTCGCTCAGCGACACCGCGCCACCTCGAAACCTACAGAACAGTGACTTTGACGCCAGCTCGACTGAGCTGCCGCCAGCGAGACCTATCGACGAGCTTACCTCGAGCACTGTTATTATTGCCAAGTTCCAAATCGCCGTCTGTATGGGCGTTATATCGGACATGGTCTCCAGTCCTCACGCACTTACCCCTGAGGACATTCTGGTGGCAAATGGGAAACTAGACACGACATATTCAAGCCTTCCTAACCCGTGCCAATTCCGTCCCATGTCCGAGTCACTGCTGGACCCTCCAAGCGTCGTATCTCAGGCAAGTAGCATGGCTATCCCTCAAACGAGAGGGTACGCAGACCTGCTGACATGGTTTTCCTCCGGGCAGCGAATTAACTTTTACATGTACTACCAGAGAGCTAGAATTATCATCAACTGGAAGTTTCTTGGTACATGTAAGGAGCCGAATAACAGCGACCAGCCCTGGAGTATCGTCATCGAGGCGGCCTTGGAGATCCTGCGACTGCAACACCTCATGGGGGAGGAGTCCGAGGTCTTGGACGCGTCCATGCCTACTCGTATCCCCGACTCTTGTTTCATGAACAATGGCTACTTTTTAGCGGCCAGCGTCGCGTGCTTTATCGTCCAGCATCGCAATGACAAGCTGTCGCCTCAAGCTTCGACCGAAGTACGGAGCCTACTGGAAAGAAGCCTCGCCATCTGGAGTAGCACAAACGACTTTTCCAGAGAAGCAAGCAAAGTAGTCATGGCTCTGAGAGTCGTGCTCGGAAAGCCAGAGGAACCTGAGTCTCAAATTAGCGAAG TACCTGATTATGGCAGAAGTGACATTCCGTTTTCAGGTTTCACATCGTTCTTTGATGATCTTCCTTTGTTGATGGCAGATGCTGACAATGCGGGTTTTCTTTCACTGATGGATTATTGGCCAGAAGGAGATGGGA TCACCATTGCGCTTCCGTTGCAGGTGGCGCAATCTGCCATGTTGTGGGATGGAGTCTGA